In Candidatus Hinthialibacter antarcticus, the DNA window AGCATTTTGATCTGGAATGCAAAGTCTACATGGTCAAGATCAGTGCACAGCAGAAACCGCACCGCTTGACTATGATGCGTATCTGGGGCGCTGATGTTGTTCCCAGCCCGTCCGATCAGACGGAATCAGGCCGCGCAGTTCTCGCGGAAGACCCGGATTGCCTCGGCAGTTTAGGCATCGCCATCAGCGAAGCGGTCGAAGACGCCGCCAAACGCGAGGACACCAAATACGGCCTGGGCAGCGTGTTGAATCACGTCTTGCACCACCAGACCATCATCGGCCTCGAAGCGAAAAAGCAACTCAGCCAGATCGAAATCGACCCGGACGTTGTTATCGGCTGCGTCGGCGGCGGCAGCAACTTCGCAGGCATCGCGTTTCCGTTCTGTGTGGATAAAGCGCAGGGACGCGATATCAAAATCATCGCGACCGAACCGACAGCCTGCCCGTCTATGACCAAAGGCCAACTGACTTATGATTTTGGTGATAAAGCCCAATCAACCCCATTGATGCGGATGCACACCCTGGGGCACGATTTCATCCCGCCGGGAATCCATGCGGGCGGTCTTCGCTATCACGGCATCGCCCCGCTGTTATCATGCGCGATTGAAGAAGGCCTGGTTGAACCGCGCTCCGTTCCGCAGACGGAGATATTCAACGCGGCGATGATTTTTGCGAAATCAGAAGGCATCGTCCCCGCGCCGGAAGCCTGCCACGCCATCGCGGGCGTGATCCAGGAAGCGGAAATCGCCAAAGAAGAAGGCAAAGAGAAGACGATTCTGTTTAACTTCTGCGGACATGGTCACTTTGATATGAG includes these proteins:
- a CDS encoding TrpB-like pyridoxal phosphate-dependent enzyme is translated as MRQRKIILPEDQMPRQWLNLIPYLKKPPAPYLNPQTLEPAKPEELAVIFPNALLEQEMSPDPWIDIPDPVLDFLTLWRPTPLVRAYGLEKALDTPAKIYYKNESLSPAGSHKPNTAIAQAYYNKMQGVKRMTTETGAGQWGSSLALCCQHFDLECKVYMVKISAQQKPHRLTMMRIWGADVVPSPSDQTESGRAVLAEDPDCLGSLGIAISEAVEDAAKREDTKYGLGSVLNHVLHHQTIIGLEAKKQLSQIEIDPDVVIGCVGGGSNFAGIAFPFCVDKAQGRDIKIIATEPTACPSMTKGQLTYDFGDKAQSTPLMRMHTLGHDFIPPGIHAGGLRYHGIAPLLSCAIEEGLVEPRSVPQTEIFNAAMIFAKSEGIVPAPEACHAIAGVIQEAEIAKEEGKEKTILFNFCGHGHFDMSAYEAYFGGKLVDYEYPEEKVKEALARLPKIG